In Nocardia sputorum, a single genomic region encodes these proteins:
- a CDS encoding DUF4407 domain-containing protein translates to MTVTSLFTWLGGGNSAITDRHERAGYAVTGAVVLLFGTISGVVAALAAGSAWPWWAASAAGVVIAALTGALARALATARPGGGPDRLGMIARLVVAVLVGGLLAELAAIVLFSGSVGRLLDEKAQRSLDSAPRVVAAQAELDRAKADRAALEQAIGMAQNDIDHALVIARCELNPAPECPRTRITGVPGRGPEAQTANDMLDDARKQLATAQGRVDAADRRIDAGQAALSTARTAAFDDADRGLGARWQAMNDYTVRDALPLRVLTIVAFVALALLPLVLRWWRGETSFDRHNAARTVHDRAEREADAVIAVKQAEVRAEAETLRAERELTAARLAVEADTAIDRERQRTRIIAAIGGIEIGITEPPRRPELPAVAADDRKDSAVPDEATNLPAPAAVHPPVPAVAPAPTAPSGGGLELPLIGTVPFTDTAARFLRPLVPSFVANAIDTATHPLRTARQAFEEVEEITFTLRRTRKVTVDGQISHPQAVGYQLQPGTPDIAHAQHIASTVVDADYSAPHAPRYSSLPPTGAAGYGLPTGARRDELPGHHRPELPESSRRELPPGR, encoded by the coding sequence ATGACCGTCACCAGCTTGTTCACCTGGCTCGGCGGGGGCAACAGCGCGATCACCGATCGTCATGAGCGTGCGGGATACGCCGTCACAGGGGCGGTCGTGCTGTTGTTCGGGACGATCTCCGGTGTGGTCGCCGCGCTGGCCGCGGGCTCCGCGTGGCCATGGTGGGCGGCGTCGGCGGCGGGCGTCGTGATCGCCGCGCTGACCGGCGCGCTCGCCCGGGCGCTGGCTACGGCCCGGCCCGGTGGCGGGCCCGATCGGCTCGGCATGATCGCGCGTCTCGTGGTCGCGGTGCTGGTGGGCGGATTGCTCGCCGAGCTCGCCGCGATCGTTCTGTTCAGCGGATCCGTCGGCCGGCTGCTGGACGAGAAGGCGCAGCGGTCGCTCGATTCGGCGCCGCGGGTCGTCGCCGCGCAGGCGGAACTCGACCGGGCGAAAGCCGACCGGGCCGCGCTCGAACAGGCGATCGGCATGGCGCAGAACGATATCGATCACGCCTTGGTGATCGCCCGCTGCGAGCTCAACCCGGCTCCGGAGTGTCCGCGCACCAGGATCACCGGCGTGCCAGGCCGCGGGCCGGAGGCGCAGACGGCCAACGACATGCTCGACGACGCCCGCAAGCAGCTCGCCACCGCGCAAGGCCGGGTCGATGCCGCGGACCGCCGGATCGACGCGGGCCAGGCCGCCCTGTCGACCGCACGGACCGCCGCCTTCGACGACGCCGACCGCGGGCTCGGCGCGCGCTGGCAGGCGATGAACGACTACACGGTGCGCGACGCGCTGCCGCTGCGCGTGCTCACCATCGTGGCGTTCGTCGCGCTGGCCCTGCTGCCGCTGGTCCTGCGCTGGTGGCGTGGCGAGACATCGTTCGACCGGCACAACGCGGCCCGCACGGTGCACGACCGCGCCGAGCGGGAAGCCGACGCGGTGATCGCGGTCAAGCAGGCCGAAGTGCGCGCCGAGGCGGAAACCCTGCGCGCCGAGCGGGAACTCACCGCCGCCCGCCTCGCCGTCGAGGCGGACACGGCCATCGACCGGGAGCGCCAGCGCACCCGCATCATCGCGGCCATCGGCGGCATCGAGATCGGCATCACCGAGCCGCCGCGCCGCCCTGAACTTCCCGCCGTCGCGGCGGACGACCGAAAGGACAGCGCCGTGCCCGACGAGGCGACGAACCTACCCGCTCCCGCTGCCGTGCATCCGCCGGTGCCGGCCGTCGCACCCGCACCGACGGCGCCGAGCGGCGGCGGCCTCGAGCTGCCATTGATCGGCACGGTCCCGTTCACCGACACCGCCGCGCGTTTCCTCCGGCCGCTGGTTCCGTCGTTCGTCGCCAACGCGATCGACACGGCGACGCATCCGTTGCGCACCGCGCGACAGGCGTTCGAAGAGGTCGAGGAGATCACCTTCACGCTGCGGCGCACCCGCAAGGTCACCGTCGACGGCCAGATCTCGCATCCGCAGGCCGTCGGCTACCAGCTGCAGCCGGGCACGCCCGACATCGCACACGCCCAGCACATTGCCTCCACCGTCGTGGACGCCGACTACTCGGCGCCGCACGCCCCCCGTTACTCCTCGCTTCCCCCCACCGGCGCCGCCGGCTACGGCCTTCCCACCGGAGCCCGCCGGGACGAGCTGCCGGGCCACCACCGCCCCGAACTTCCCGAGTCCAGCCGCCGCGAGCTCCCGCCGGGTCGCTGA
- a CDS encoding chorismate mutase, whose protein sequence is MRRIGLTLLAVALLMWPASAGAAPDDRSLDRLVALVLERLDTADAVAAAKWVAAGELGTEPAIDDPVREANVYDAMARLGNGRDLPENWVRQVFFGQIEANKTVQRGLMLQWRFDPAAAPTAPEGLASVRPVIDRVNVEILDQLDLRRAELTAPDCAERLARSVFGVFSAGRGDALHRAALVRAAVSLCPA, encoded by the coding sequence GTGCGCAGAATCGGGTTGACGCTGCTGGCCGTGGCGCTGCTGATGTGGCCGGCTAGCGCGGGCGCCGCACCGGACGACCGGTCGCTGGACCGGCTGGTCGCCCTGGTGCTCGAGCGGCTGGACACCGCGGACGCCGTCGCCGCGGCGAAGTGGGTGGCGGCGGGCGAACTCGGCACGGAGCCCGCCATCGACGATCCGGTGCGGGAAGCGAACGTCTACGACGCGATGGCCCGCCTGGGCAACGGCCGTGACCTGCCGGAGAACTGGGTGCGTCAGGTGTTCTTCGGGCAGATCGAGGCGAACAAGACGGTGCAGCGCGGACTGATGCTGCAGTGGCGCTTCGACCCGGCCGCGGCGCCCACCGCACCCGAGGGGCTCGCGTCCGTGCGCCCGGTCATCGACCGGGTGAACGTCGAGATCCTCGACCAGCTCGACCTGCGCCGAGCCGAGCTGACCGCGCCGGATTGCGCGGAACGGTTGGCACGCAGCGTCTTCGGCGTGTTCAGCGCCGGCCGCGGCGACGCCCTGCATCGAGCGGCGCTGGTGCGCGCCGCCGTATCCCTCTGCCCGGCCTAG